One genomic segment of Halalkalicoccus tibetensis includes these proteins:
- the ppc gene encoding phosphoenolpyruvate carboxylase, whose protein sequence is MDDELHNRTVNQDVRELGALVGDTISEQASRDDFETVETLRTASIAYRDGEAESRQGLHQILHRLRPDRESIVARGFTTYFELINLAEERERVRAIRSASQEDSLEDSLEVAAEALAEEDERTAKAILDDVLIEPTFTAHPTEARRKTVKSKLRSVAVDLETLDERALTDKERDHVERDIESEVVSLWQTPQVRNRRPEPTDEAINVQWYLENTLFDVVGEVYNEFETALEEAGHDIDVPKLFEFRSWAGSDRDGNPYVTPEVTAETLDRQRTVVLERYRDALKRLSGVMSQDGSRIAVGPEFEKSLSADRERLPEVARGAEDRYPREPYRQKLKLMRERLNRIDDVRPGGYESAAEFRADLDVLAESARRNGADSVVAAHVDPLRRQVDTFGFSLASLDLRDHQQNHTEAVAEALALEGIDYRDLSEEERVETLTEAVVQDERVIDPEALYRDEEADLSETARTVLELFARLADWQTEYGDDAIDTYAISMTEEPSHVLEVLFLAEQAGVIALPNHSGIDIVPLLETEYALSGARRIMGTLFENEAYSQALAARGDTQEIMLGYSDSNKENGFLAANWSLYNNQRRLAEITEDFDVTMRLFHGRGGSISRGGGPMNRALLALPNESVSGQVKFTEQGESIAEKYANPRIAERNIEQMVNAQVLARRNALHEPEEDVAEEWTEAMETMANAAREEYRDLLESEGFVRYFEQATPITVIEELNLGSRPASRSGERTVEDLRAIPWVFSWTQSRCIIPGWYALASGIDAYLESGGDAELLGEMYEEWPFFRTTLDNASLALARTEMEIAAEYAGLADPSLRDSFFPRIQGEYERATELVLEITGRDRLVRRDWLEGSLRRRNPYVDPLNLLQTHLLGQTHLTDAEERTLRLTVKGIAAGMKNTG, encoded by the coding sequence ATGGACGACGAGCTACACAACCGGACGGTCAATCAGGACGTCCGGGAACTCGGTGCGCTGGTCGGCGACACGATCAGCGAGCAGGCCTCCCGCGACGACTTCGAGACGGTCGAGACGCTCAGAACCGCCTCGATCGCCTACCGGGACGGCGAGGCGGAATCGCGACAGGGGCTCCACCAGATCCTCCACCGGCTCCGGCCCGACCGCGAGAGCATCGTCGCGCGCGGCTTCACCACCTACTTCGAGCTGATCAACCTCGCCGAGGAGCGAGAACGGGTCCGCGCGATCCGCAGCGCCTCCCAGGAGGACTCCCTGGAGGACAGCCTCGAGGTCGCCGCCGAGGCGCTGGCCGAGGAAGACGAGCGGACGGCGAAGGCGATCCTCGACGACGTGCTCATCGAGCCGACCTTCACCGCCCACCCCACCGAGGCGCGGCGAAAGACCGTCAAGTCGAAGCTCCGTTCGGTCGCGGTCGATCTGGAGACTCTGGACGAGCGCGCGCTCACCGACAAGGAGCGTGACCACGTCGAGCGCGACATCGAGAGCGAGGTCGTGAGCCTCTGGCAGACCCCGCAGGTCAGGAACCGCCGGCCCGAGCCGACCGACGAGGCGATCAACGTCCAGTGGTACCTCGAGAACACGCTGTTCGACGTCGTCGGCGAGGTCTACAACGAGTTCGAGACGGCCCTCGAGGAGGCCGGCCACGACATCGACGTCCCCAAACTGTTCGAGTTCCGCTCGTGGGCCGGCTCCGATCGGGACGGCAACCCCTACGTCACCCCCGAGGTGACCGCCGAGACCCTGGACCGTCAGCGGACCGTCGTCCTCGAGCGCTACCGCGACGCCCTCAAACGGCTCTCGGGCGTGATGAGCCAGGACGGCAGCCGGATCGCCGTCGGCCCCGAGTTCGAGAAGTCGCTGTCGGCCGACCGCGAGCGCCTCCCCGAGGTCGCACGGGGCGCCGAGGACCGATACCCACGCGAGCCCTACCGCCAGAAGCTGAAGCTGATGCGCGAGCGGCTCAACCGGATCGACGACGTGCGGCCCGGCGGCTACGAGAGCGCGGCGGAGTTCCGCGCGGATCTGGACGTGCTGGCCGAGAGCGCCCGGCGAAACGGTGCCGACAGCGTCGTCGCCGCCCACGTCGACCCGCTCCGCCGGCAGGTCGACACCTTCGGCTTCTCGCTCGCGAGCCTCGACCTCCGGGACCACCAGCAGAACCACACCGAGGCCGTCGCCGAGGCGCTCGCGCTCGAGGGGATCGACTACCGCGACCTCTCCGAGGAGGAGCGCGTCGAGACGCTCACCGAGGCGGTCGTCCAGGACGAGCGGGTGATCGACCCCGAGGCGCTCTATCGCGACGAGGAGGCCGACCTCTCGGAGACCGCCCGCACGGTGCTCGAGCTGTTCGCCCGGCTGGCCGACTGGCAGACCGAGTACGGCGACGACGCGATCGACACCTACGCCATCTCGATGACCGAGGAGCCGAGCCACGTGCTCGAGGTGCTCTTCCTGGCCGAGCAGGCCGGGGTTATCGCGCTGCCGAACCATTCCGGGATCGACATCGTCCCGCTGCTCGAGACCGAGTACGCGCTGTCGGGCGCCCGGCGGATCATGGGGACGCTGTTCGAGAACGAGGCCTACAGCCAGGCGCTGGCCGCGCGGGGCGACACCCAGGAGATCATGCTCGGCTACTCGGACTCGAACAAGGAGAACGGCTTCCTGGCCGCGAACTGGTCGCTGTACAACAACCAGCGTCGGCTCGCGGAGATCACCGAGGACTTCGACGTGACGATGCGACTGTTCCACGGTCGCGGCGGGTCGATCTCCCGGGGCGGCGGCCCGATGAACCGGGCGCTGCTCGCGCTGCCCAACGAGTCGGTCTCGGGGCAGGTGAAGTTCACCGAGCAGGGCGAGTCGATCGCCGAGAAGTACGCCAACCCCCGGATCGCCGAGCGCAACATCGAGCAGATGGTCAACGCACAGGTGCTCGCGCGGCGAAACGCCCTCCACGAGCCCGAGGAGGACGTCGCCGAGGAGTGGACCGAGGCGATGGAGACGATGGCGAACGCCGCCCGCGAGGAGTACCGCGACCTGCTCGAATCGGAGGGGTTCGTCCGCTACTTCGAGCAGGCGACGCCGATCACGGTGATCGAGGAGCTCAACCTCGGCTCGCGGCCCGCCTCCCGCAGCGGCGAGCGAACCGTCGAGGACCTGCGGGCGATCCCGTGGGTGTTCTCCTGGACCCAGTCGCGCTGTATCATCCCCGGCTGGTACGCGCTCGCGTCGGGGATCGACGCCTATCTCGAATCGGGCGGCGACGCCGAGCTGCTCGGCGAGATGTACGAGGAGTGGCCCTTCTTCCGGACGACGCTCGACAACGCCTCGCTGGCGCTCGCTCGCACGGAAATGGAGATCGCCGCCGAGTACGCCGGGCTTGCCGACCCCTCGCTCCGGGATTCGTTCTTCCCGCGCATCCAGGGCGAGTACGAACGCGCAACGGAGCTGGTGCTCGAGATCACCGGTCGCGACAGGCTGGTGCGTCGCGACTGGCTCGAGGGGAGCCTCCGGCGGCGTAACCCCTACGTCGACCCGCTGAACCTGCTCCAGACCCATCTGCTCGGCCAGACGCACCTGACCGACGCCGAGGAGCGAACCCTGCGGCTCACGGTCAAGGGGATCGCCGCCGGCATGAAGAACACGGGCTAG
- a CDS encoding phytoene desaturase family protein: protein MELPEQSVVVIGSGFGGLSAACYLADTGADVHVVEKNGSLGGRASRLEAEGFRFDMGPSWYLMPDVFERFFGDFGRSPEDYYATERLDPHYRIFFKDNEGPRPSGPAPGIEAHEDGDRVDISPDLERTKETFEAYEEGAGEALERYLEKSELNYEVGMEHFVYEDRPRFRDWADPEVMRNARGLSLLGSMQDHVEGYFDHPKLQQVMQYTLVFLGGAPNNTPALYNLMSHVDFNLGVHYPEGGVGGVVDGMVELGDELGITYHTDQPVEAIEGRAGGFKVEARDTFLPDLVVSDADYAHTELDLLPPEKRGYSEEYWESRTYAPSAFLIYLGVEGDLEELAHHTLVLPSDWEEHFAKVFDEPEWPDDPAYYLCVPSKTDDDVAPEGHSNLFALVPVAPGLDDRPVIRESYRDLVLRDIAENTGVDLRDRIVFEELFTIDDFAERYNSMKGTALGLAHTLDQTAVFRPPHRSKEVDGLYFTGSYTTPGIGVPMCLISGQLTAEAVAEDYPRQG, encoded by the coding sequence ATGGAGCTGCCGGAGCAGTCAGTCGTCGTGATCGGGAGCGGGTTCGGTGGGCTTTCGGCCGCGTGCTATCTGGCCGATACGGGCGCCGACGTCCACGTCGTCGAGAAGAACGGGTCGCTCGGCGGTCGAGCGTCCCGGCTGGAGGCCGAGGGCTTTCGCTTCGACATGGGGCCGTCGTGGTATCTGATGCCTGACGTCTTCGAGCGCTTCTTCGGCGACTTCGGGCGCTCGCCCGAGGACTACTACGCGACCGAACGGCTCGACCCCCACTACCGGATCTTCTTCAAGGACAACGAGGGGCCGCGCCCCTCGGGCCCCGCACCCGGCATCGAGGCCCACGAGGACGGCGACCGGGTCGACATCTCGCCCGATCTCGAGAGGACCAAGGAGACCTTCGAGGCCTACGAGGAGGGCGCCGGCGAGGCCTTAGAGCGCTACCTCGAGAAGAGCGAGCTCAACTACGAGGTCGGCATGGAGCATTTCGTCTACGAGGACCGCCCGCGGTTTCGCGACTGGGCCGACCCCGAGGTGATGCGAAACGCCCGCGGGCTCTCGCTTCTGGGCTCGATGCAGGACCACGTCGAGGGGTACTTCGACCACCCGAAGCTCCAGCAGGTCATGCAGTACACCCTCGTGTTCCTCGGCGGGGCACCCAACAACACGCCCGCGCTCTACAACCTGATGAGCCACGTCGACTTCAACCTCGGCGTCCACTATCCCGAGGGTGGCGTGGGCGGCGTCGTCGACGGGATGGTCGAGCTCGGCGACGAGCTCGGGATCACCTACCACACCGACCAGCCGGTCGAGGCGATCGAGGGCCGCGCGGGCGGATTCAAGGTCGAGGCGCGCGACACCTTCCTCCCCGATCTGGTGGTCTCGGACGCCGACTACGCCCACACCGAGCTCGATCTCCTGCCCCCCGAGAAACGCGGCTACAGCGAGGAGTACTGGGAGTCGAGGACCTACGCGCCCTCCGCGTTCCTGATCTACCTGGGCGTCGAGGGCGACCTCGAGGAGCTGGCACACCACACCCTCGTCCTCCCGTCGGACTGGGAGGAGCACTTCGCGAAGGTCTTCGACGAGCCCGAGTGGCCCGACGACCCCGCCTACTACCTCTGTGTCCCCTCGAAGACCGACGACGACGTCGCCCCCGAGGGTCACTCGAACCTCTTCGCGCTCGTCCCGGTCGCGCCCGGACTCGACGACCGGCCCGTCATCCGTGAGAGCTACCGTGACCTCGTTCTTCGGGACATCGCCGAGAACACCGGCGTCGATCTCAGGGATAGGATCGTCTTCGAGGAGCTGTTCACGATCGACGACTTCGCCGAGCGCTACAACAGCATGAAGGGGACGGCGCTGGGGCTCGCCCACACCCTCGATCAGACCGCCGTCTTCCGTCCGCCGCACCGCTCGAAGGAGGTCGACGGGCTCTACTTCACCGGCTCCTACACCACGCCCGGGATCGGCGTCCCGATGTGTCTGATCAGCGGCCAGCTGACCGCCGAGGCCGTCGCCGAGGACTACCCGCGGCAGGGATGA
- a CDS encoding prenyltransferase, with amino-acid sequence MTLRYLLALSRPRFWLYLAGPVLVGAVFGAGEPGELFSLPVLALFAFFLVPANVLLYGVNDVFDSDVDEANPKKDDREVRYGGQRVVPAAVLACGLLGLGLIPLLPTGSLLWVTVFYFLGVQYSAPPARFKTTPFLDSVSNGLYFAPGAAAYVALAGSQPPPLAIVGGWLWTMGMHTFSAIPDIEPDRAAGIETTATLLGEDRTYTYCVGCWTVAAVCFGALDARLGALFLVYPVFTLVVALTDLDVSRAYWWFPAINTVVGALFTMGGLWMLVYG; translated from the coding sequence ATGACGCTGCGCTATCTGCTGGCGCTCTCGCGGCCGCGGTTCTGGCTCTACCTCGCGGGCCCCGTCCTCGTCGGAGCGGTCTTCGGCGCGGGCGAGCCCGGCGAGCTGTTCTCGCTTCCGGTGCTCGCGCTGTTCGCCTTCTTCCTCGTGCCCGCGAACGTCCTGCTCTACGGCGTCAACGACGTCTTCGATTCGGACGTCGACGAGGCGAACCCGAAGAAGGACGACCGGGAGGTGCGCTACGGCGGCCAGCGGGTCGTCCCCGCCGCGGTGCTCGCCTGCGGTCTGCTCGGCCTCGGGCTGATCCCGCTGCTCCCCACGGGAAGCCTGCTGTGGGTCACGGTCTTCTACTTTTTAGGAGTTCAGTACAGCGCCCCGCCCGCGCGGTTCAAGACCACGCCCTTCCTCGACTCGGTCTCGAACGGGCTCTACTTCGCGCCCGGCGCAGCCGCGTACGTCGCGCTCGCGGGAAGCCAGCCGCCTCCCCTGGCGATCGTCGGGGGCTGGCTCTGGACGATGGGAATGCACACCTTCAGCGCGATCCCTGACATCGAACCCGACCGCGCGGCGGGGATCGAGACGACCGCCACGCTGTTGGGCGAGGATCGGACCTACACCTACTGCGTCGGCTGCTGGACGGTCGCGGCCGTGTGTTTCGGCGCTCTCGACGCTCGACTGGGGGCGCTCTTCCTCGTCTACCCGGTCTTCACCCTCGTAGTCGCGCTCACCGATCTCGACGTCTCGCGAGCCTACTGGTGGTTCCCCGCGATCAACACCGTCGTCGGCGCGCTGTTCACGATGGGCGGGCTCTGGATGCTCGTCTACGGGTAA
- a CDS encoding alpha/beta fold hydrolase, with protein sequence MPHVETNDIETYYESYGEGPPLVFVHGAWVDRQMWEPQVAALAGEYRVIVYDLRGHGRTGSSAERNYTIELLAADLRALIDALDLERPAVCGLSLGGMVAQLYAVRYDELSGLVLADTAVSTRLTWSDRLQSLLFPKRSMTGTVRLLGPERYVDWAFRLARLTRSADWFGRDPAVREYVRGTMAGFDTRSFNAVLDAIYGFRETDLAAIDAPTLVLNGEFESRSVFEHAAHVERTVPDARSAVIPDAGHTANMENPLAFTRELRRFLDSDRMSGNGWE encoded by the coding sequence GTGCCACACGTCGAAACGAACGACATCGAGACCTACTACGAGAGCTACGGCGAGGGCCCACCCCTCGTTTTCGTCCACGGCGCCTGGGTCGACCGTCAGATGTGGGAGCCACAGGTCGCGGCCCTGGCGGGCGAGTACCGGGTGATCGTCTACGACCTGCGCGGCCACGGCCGGACCGGCTCCTCCGCCGAGCGCAACTACACGATCGAGCTTCTTGCGGCCGACCTCCGCGCGCTGATCGACGCGCTCGACCTCGAACGGCCCGCCGTCTGCGGGCTCTCGCTGGGCGGGATGGTCGCCCAGCTGTATGCCGTCCGCTACGACGAGCTGTCGGGCCTCGTCCTCGCGGACACGGCGGTTTCGACCCGGCTCACCTGGTCCGACCGCCTCCAGAGCCTCCTCTTCCCGAAGCGGTCGATGACGGGGACGGTTCGGCTGCTCGGGCCCGAACGCTACGTCGACTGGGCGTTCCGGCTCGCGCGGCTCACCCGGAGCGCCGACTGGTTCGGTCGGGACCCCGCGGTGCGGGAGTACGTCCGCGGGACGATGGCGGGCTTCGACACGCGATCGTTCAACGCCGTCCTCGACGCGATCTACGGCTTTCGGGAGACGGACCTCGCCGCCATCGACGCGCCGACGCTCGTGCTCAACGGCGAGTTCGAGAGCCGGTCGGTGTTCGAACACGCCGCACACGTCGAGCGGACCGTCCCCGACGCGCGCTCCGCGGTGATCCCCGATGCGGGCCACACCGCGAACATGGAGAACCCGCTGGCGTTCACCCGGGAACTCCGGCGGTTTCTGGACTCCGATCGGATGTCGGGGAACGGATGGGAATAA
- the cruF gene encoding bisanhydrobacterioruberin hydratase, with protein sequence MSEAAVATPTRRRVESTLERVVENNRFTIAVTFPLVGVALLIAGRQGLLPAGLAMNPYLLIGANLVMISPLVAGLVPLIDRRALAGLAVLALFTWGIELTGVLTGLPYGEFSYGLELGPMLAGLVPLGLPVFYFPILLNSYLLALLFLGESSLPRRFVLTLSIVITLDLILDPGAVALGFWGWDTPGAYYGVPAMNYLGWLLSGTVAVSIVQLSFDHGAVLDRLEECGFFLDDLVSFLLLWGLINAYFGNWVPVALALGLAGTLITSDWFDFDVL encoded by the coding sequence GTGAGCGAGGCCGCCGTGGCGACGCCGACCCGACGTCGCGTCGAGTCGACGCTCGAACGCGTCGTCGAGAACAACCGCTTCACGATCGCCGTCACCTTCCCGCTGGTCGGCGTCGCCCTGCTGATCGCGGGCCGCCAGGGGCTGCTCCCGGCGGGGCTCGCGATGAACCCGTACCTGCTGATCGGGGCAAACCTCGTGATGATCTCGCCGCTGGTCGCCGGGCTCGTCCCGCTGATCGATCGCCGGGCGCTCGCGGGGCTCGCCGTCCTCGCGCTGTTCACCTGGGGGATCGAGCTCACCGGCGTGCTGACGGGACTGCCCTACGGCGAGTTCTCCTACGGGCTGGAGCTCGGGCCGATGCTGGCCGGGCTCGTCCCGCTCGGGCTCCCCGTCTTTTACTTCCCGATCCTGCTCAACAGCTACCTGCTCGCGCTGCTCTTCCTCGGCGAGAGCTCCCTGCCCCGCCGGTTCGTGCTCACGCTCTCGATCGTGATCACCCTCGACCTGATCCTCGATCCCGGCGCGGTCGCGCTCGGCTTCTGGGGCTGGGACACTCCCGGAGCCTACTACGGCGTGCCCGCGATGAACTACCTCGGCTGGTTGCTGAGCGGGACGGTGGCGGTCTCGATCGTCCAGCTCTCCTTCGACCACGGGGCGGTGCTCGATCGCCTCGAGGAGTGTGGCTTCTTCCTCGACGACCTGGTGAGCTTCCTGCTGCTGTGGGGGCTGATCAACGCCTACTTCGGCAACTGGGTCCCCGTCGCGCTAGCGCTGGGGCTCGCGGGAACGCTGATCACGAGCGACTGGTTCGACTTCGACGTCCTGTAG
- a CDS encoding phytoene/squalene synthase family protein, which yields MVERDHIAQSKAIHRRTGRTFYYATRLLPDRVRKATYVLYAFFRVADEVVDDAEGVAPDEQRRQLESLREQALGRAEPEGPVLAAFQGVKERHDITDEDVEEFVDAMLTDIETHRYDSYAELEAYMNGSAAAVGRMMTAVMGPEDPDSALVHATALGEAFQLTNFVRDVREDIVDRDRIYLPQSTLEEEGITNEQLERFEMDEAVARAVRTELARAESLYRKGVAGIKYLPRDCQLPVLLAAVLYAEHHRLIRDVDYDVLTNEPELSTIRKLWLVARVRWRWQWNSDPEAVFHRVSAVSDRPKRTAERHGERLPTR from the coding sequence ATGGTAGAGAGAGATCACATCGCGCAGAGTAAGGCGATCCATCGCCGAACCGGTCGGACCTTCTACTACGCCACTCGGCTGCTCCCGGACCGGGTTCGGAAGGCCACCTACGTCCTGTACGCGTTCTTCCGCGTCGCCGACGAGGTCGTCGACGACGCAGAAGGGGTGGCACCCGACGAACAGCGCCGGCAGCTCGAGTCGCTGCGCGAGCAGGCGCTCGGACGGGCCGAACCCGAGGGCCCGGTCCTCGCGGCGTTCCAGGGCGTCAAGGAGCGCCACGACATCACCGACGAGGACGTCGAGGAGTTCGTCGACGCGATGCTGACCGACATCGAGACCCACCGCTACGACAGCTACGCGGAGCTCGAGGCCTACATGAACGGCTCGGCGGCGGCCGTCGGGCGGATGATGACCGCCGTCATGGGCCCCGAGGACCCCGACAGCGCGCTGGTACACGCGACGGCGCTGGGCGAGGCGTTCCAGCTGACGAACTTCGTCCGGGACGTCCGGGAGGACATCGTGGATCGCGACCGGATCTACCTCCCTCAGTCGACGCTCGAGGAGGAGGGGATCACGAACGAGCAGCTCGAGCGCTTCGAGATGGACGAAGCCGTCGCCCGGGCGGTCCGAACGGAGCTGGCGCGGGCCGAATCGCTCTACCGAAAGGGCGTCGCCGGCATCAAGTACCTCCCGCGGGACTGTCAGCTGCCCGTGTTGCTGGCCGCGGTGCTCTACGCCGAGCACCATCGGCTGATCCGGGACGTCGACTACGACGTGCTCACCAACGAGCCCGAACTGAGCACGATCCGGAAGCTCTGGCTGGTCGCCCGGGTGCGCTGGCGCTGGCAGTGGAACTCCGATCCCGAGGCGGTTTTCCACCGGGTGAGCGCCGTCTCCGACCGACCGAAACGGACCGCGGAGCGCCACGGCGAGCGCCTGCCGACGCGCTGA
- a CDS encoding isocitrate lyase/PEP mutase family protein, with protein sequence MIDEIGDTDTTVRDIDNPAAREFRRKLEDQTFTFAPGVYHALDARLAEMTGHDAAYMSGYSTVLGQFGFPDLEMVSMTEMVENAKRMVDACTIPIVADCDTGYGGVHNVRRAVREYEQAGVAAIHIEDQTTPKRCGHIAGKEIVPREKAEARFSAAVDAKQSEDTVIIARTDAYGSSNGDWEEHLERGRLYADCGVDLVWPEMPDPSREDAVNYAETIHETHPDLDLAFNYSSSFAWSEQDDPLTFEELGELGYKYIFITLFGLHSGAHAAYEDFANIAENDEQAQFDLEDRYIGHPTESHHELSQVSRYQDVETTFDPEARARIEGSEGFAEDRDTLQTAEDGTKGEAESDD encoded by the coding sequence ATGATCGACGAGATCGGCGATACCGACACCACCGTCAGGGACATCGACAACCCTGCCGCCCGGGAGTTCCGCCGGAAGCTCGAGGACCAGACGTTCACGTTCGCCCCCGGCGTCTATCACGCGCTCGACGCCCGCCTGGCCGAGATGACCGGCCACGACGCCGCCTACATGAGCGGCTACTCCACCGTGTTGGGCCAGTTCGGCTTCCCGGACCTCGAGATGGTCTCGATGACCGAGATGGTCGAGAACGCAAAGCGGATGGTCGACGCCTGTACGATCCCGATCGTCGCCGACTGTGACACCGGCTACGGCGGCGTCCACAACGTCCGGCGTGCGGTTCGCGAATACGAGCAGGCGGGCGTGGCGGCGATCCACATCGAGGACCAGACCACGCCCAAGCGCTGTGGCCACATCGCGGGCAAGGAGATCGTCCCCCGCGAGAAGGCCGAGGCGCGGTTCTCGGCGGCCGTCGACGCCAAGCAGAGCGAGGACACCGTGATCATCGCCCGCACCGACGCCTACGGCAGCTCCAACGGCGATTGGGAGGAACACCTCGAACGCGGCCGGCTCTACGCCGACTGCGGGGTCGACCTGGTCTGGCCCGAGATGCCCGACCCGAGCCGGGAGGACGCGGTCAACTACGCCGAGACGATCCACGAGACCCATCCCGATCTGGATCTCGCCTTCAACTACTCGTCGTCGTTCGCGTGGTCCGAGCAGGACGACCCGCTGACGTTCGAGGAGCTGGGCGAGCTGGGCTATAAGTACATCTTCATCACGCTGTTCGGGCTGCACTCGGGCGCCCACGCGGCCTACGAGGACTTCGCGAACATCGCGGAGAACGACGAGCAGGCCCAGTTCGATCTGGAGGATCGCTACATCGGCCACCCCACCGAGTCCCACCACGAGCTCTCGCAGGTGAGCCGGTACCAGGACGTCGAGACGACGTTCGACCCCGAGGCTCGCGCGCGAATCGAGGGCTCGGAGGGGTTCGCCGAGGACCGTGACACCCTCCAGACGGCCGAGGACGGAACCAAAGGCGAGGCCGAAAGCGACGACTGA
- a CDS encoding TIGR00300 family protein, with product MSVSRTVELEGHIIDSGMMGRCFGIVMDMDGWFDIEQFDVGTRKHEETYARMRVSAEDEDTLHEILHQLNQNGATLEDPVDAGIEPAPADKVVPAGFYSTTNHPTEIRHEGNWIEVDRIEMDCAVVIEDGGEEPRAYTKVLNAIEEGDLVVTGNTGIRVNPPERPRSSEGAFGFMQGGVSSERPATTQIENVAGAIAETKERGGNVMVVAGPAVIHSGARNDLARLIGEGYVDAISAGNGFAVHDLERDLYGTSLGMDVETLEHPRKGHKHHIYTISEIIRSGGIDEAVEEGKIDSGIMYECVENDVPYVLAGSIRDDGPLPDTITDSIEAQNAIREQAHEADMVLMLATLLHSVAVGNCLPSTTRVVCVDINPATVTQLQDRGSAQTIGMVTDIGTFVPLLADSLLDEE from the coding sequence ATGAGCGTTTCGCGCACGGTCGAGCTGGAGGGGCATATCATCGACTCGGGCATGATGGGGCGGTGTTTCGGCATCGTCATGGACATGGACGGCTGGTTCGACATCGAGCAGTTCGACGTCGGCACCCGGAAACACGAGGAGACCTACGCCCGGATGCGCGTCTCCGCGGAGGACGAGGACACCCTCCACGAGATCCTCCACCAGCTCAACCAGAACGGCGCGACCCTCGAGGACCCCGTCGACGCCGGGATCGAGCCCGCGCCCGCCGACAAGGTCGTCCCCGCGGGCTTCTACTCGACGACGAACCACCCCACCGAGATCCGCCACGAGGGAAACTGGATCGAGGTCGATCGCATCGAGATGGACTGTGCGGTCGTGATCGAGGACGGCGGGGAGGAGCCACGCGCCTACACGAAGGTGCTCAACGCGATCGAGGAGGGCGATCTGGTCGTCACGGGTAACACGGGTATCCGCGTCAACCCCCCGGAACGCCCGCGGAGCTCGGAGGGCGCCTTCGGGTTCATGCAGGGTGGGGTCAGCAGCGAGCGCCCCGCGACGACCCAGATCGAGAACGTCGCCGGGGCGATCGCCGAGACCAAGGAACGGGGCGGGAACGTCATGGTCGTCGCGGGCCCCGCGGTGATCCACTCGGGGGCGCGAAACGACCTCGCGCGGCTGATCGGCGAGGGCTACGTCGACGCGATCAGCGCCGGCAACGGCTTCGCGGTCCACGACCTCGAACGCGACCTCTACGGCACCTCGCTGGGGATGGACGTCGAGACCCTCGAACACCCCCGGAAGGGCCACAAACACCACATCTACACGATCAGCGAGATCATCCGCTCGGGCGGGATCGACGAGGCCGTCGAGGAGGGCAAGATCGACTCGGGGATCATGTACGAGTGCGTCGAGAACGACGTCCCCTACGTGCTCGCGGGCTCGATCCGCGACGACGGCCCGCTGCCCGATACGATCACCGACTCGATCGAGGCCCAGAACGCGATCCGCGAACAGGCCCACGAGGCCGACATGGTACTGATGCTCGCGACGCTGCTTCACTCGGTCGCGGTGGGCAACTGCCTGCCCTCGACGACGCGGGTCGTCTGTGTCGACATCAACCCCGCGACCGTCACCCAGCTGCAGGACCGCGGCAGCGCCCAGACGATCGGCATGGTCACGGACATCGGCACGTTCGTCCCGCTGCTCGCCGACAGTCTGCTCGACGAGGAGTGA